The genomic interval TCTCTCTCTCAGAAATCTTTGCAGACAGTCatttaaaacacaagaaaaaacactttaTCAGATAAAGGGATAAACATGTAGTTCACTTCCCTCACTGGCTGCGGTGTAGTACTGACACCACGGTACAGACCCTGGTGCAGTGGCTTTTGCAGATATTTCCTTTGCAGCAGGAAGGAGATGAGAACCTaggggagcagcaggggagGTGAAGGACTGCCACAGGGTGCAGGAACTGTGCAGAGACTCCTCCTGCAATGGCAGAACCCAACAGGCATcctgcagggaaggggcagcagAAGACCCAGGCAGGTCTGCAGAGGTCCCCAAATTGGGCACCTAGTCCCCTCTGAGGAGCTCTCTGTGAGCTGGCTGGGTAATCAGGGTTGGCCTCTCACTGTCCTCCCTATCCTCTGACCAAAAGAGGAGCTGGATAACAGAGATATCAAGATCATCTCTACGTACTTGAGTTGTGCATTGCCCCACTTGCTATATCCTGGTCTTCCCGTCAATCTTTCATGGGCAGAAACACAGCTTTGATGAAATTCAATCTTTGAGCCTCTCCAGGGTTAGCTTCTGGTTGTGTCCTGGATGCCTTCAGATCTGGTAGCCACTCTCCTTTTGCTGGCAAGGCCTGAGAGCAGGTTTCTGTTTGAGCAGATTGATTTAGGTTGTCCCCAGGACAAAGCCCTGTCTCACAATTTCAGGCAACCTACCAAAAGCAATGATCTTCACACCCACCACATGactcctgctgcctgtgcctgagGAAGGGGGCACAGCTCTGTTCAACCCCGTGCAATAACCCCTGTCTTGGCTGTGCTCCCCTTACCCACAGATACCTCCCCCAGGACAGCACAGTGGCTTTGCAGTGGCCTTGTCCCCAGCTCAAACCCTCCTGGAGACTCTCCCCTTCCATTTTCCGAGAGATGCTCAGCTAACCCTTCTGCTGCCCACTCAAAGGAGCAAgtgctgtctgtgtgtgggCTGAGGCTGGCGGGGCTCTCCCAGCAGTGATTATCCAGCAGCAAGCTGGGaggggggctgcggggaggcAGTGGAGAAGCCACGGCCTAATCCGTCCCCAAGCTGGATGGGTGCCTGGATCATTTCAGCACAGCTCGGCGTGTTCAGACAATGTGCACACTCTGCAGCACAACTCACCTCCTTGGAAAGCTCATGGCACAGGCATCTGTCACCCAAACCTGTCTGCACgactgagggaaaaaagaaaggcatgACAGCACAATTAGTGAGAGCAAATGAAAGGCTATTtgaagagaaggagggaggaaaggggagAGTTGCATAAATCCCTGGTGGGGTTTTGGGCTTGACATCAAAACCCCGTAACAGTGTATTACTTCAGCCCCCAATGTGGACAGATGTTGAGCTGTGGCTCAAAGGAAGTCAGAAATctttccttaggaaaaaaaaattggctaggaaactaaagaaaatattgtgaaagaaaaggaaataaaagcccACTAAAGAAGATTTATCACTGCCTCAAGCATTTCTGTATCCTCTAGTCTTATGAGGTCTCAGCctcaggagagaggaaaagagaaacagcCTGTTGCTACATTAATAGGTCACAAATCTAGAGCAGGGACGTACTTGTCCAGTTAGATGGCTATGGAGGGAGCTACCTCACCCGGCTGAGGACTCTTCCAATCCACACTAACCCCAGGCAGCCTTGAGGTCTCCAGCACCAGCCTGCAGCTTTCCCTGGCACATCCATCCCAGCTTCCTTCTTCACACCTTGGCAAGGTTCTTCTGGTGCCCATGGTCATCAGCAAAAGCTTTTACTTCCCAAAAGAGCTTAGCATTAGCAGTTTGTACTACCAAGTTGCCAGGCCTCTGCTACAGTTGCCATTTGTAAAGTCCTATGGATCTAATTCCCTGAACTTAGAGGCTACAAAGAATAAACTGGGTGTGAGGATCTCCCAAatccctgcagcagcaaagatgGATACACAGAGGTACCCGAGTTGCCTTGTTGTGCCTTGTCCTCCCTGATACCCTACTGCACTGACTCCACAGCCAGCTTCTTACTTCTGAAAAACTTAaagacacttttaaaaaagaccTTGGCAAGGAGACcttgtgctctttttttttgctcttttcattttctgtctaCACTTTACTTGCCATATTtgatgtgttttccttttctcctcatgTGGGAAACCTTTCCACTTTTAAAACACTGACCTTCTCCCTGTGATACCTCCTTAACCTTAGCAGTGAGTCAGGCAGGGTGTTTTTTAGGACCTCTTAGTTCTTTCTGAGTTGCAGCACATGTTTTACTTGGGCTTTAATAAAGCCTTTTTAATCGCCTCCAGACTTCTTGCAGGCTCCTTgttccttttggttttgttgttattgactaatcaccttattttttttttcatagctctCTTTCTTGAAATTGCAGAGCCACACGCTGGATTTATTTGGTGTGCTCTCTCCCACTACAGCATTAAAGTGGTTGTTTTGTGGTCACTAACAGAGAGCAGCTCTCCCACAAACACCTTGTGAAGCAGGTCTTGTGCACCGCTCCCCACCgaccccagagcagcagccctgctcaccacttccagcactcctccttccAGAAGGCTCATTATTGTgtctcattttttccccctgatgGATCCCTGAGCTGACTAGCTTTAAACTCTCTGATTTTTGTCTTCATTCTGATCAGGGGTCAGTAACACAGTCCTGACTCTACATTTTTCCTGTTGGAATCTGGGATTTCCCATCTCGAGAAATCTGTAGTGATACTGGAGCTGGCATCCAGGGCAATGGGAAAGCCTGGCATTAtggtttggggtggggttttttaggCTCCTAGTATAGGGACAGAAGCAACTCTAAGTTTTGCCCTTGCTTTGTTGGTTAATATTATTCCTGTGGGTCTGACAGCACTACACACAGTTAAACTCACCTTCTTTATTGCAGCTGTGccattttcctgctgctctttctCTGGATACTAGCCACATCCTTCTCACAAGGGGTGCAAGTCCGAATTTCTACCCCCAGCTTCTTTCCTTCAGCTTCTCATTTAACTAATTCTTTATGGTCTGTCCATTCTGCAGTTtcaccagcccagctctgctgtgatgGAGATGCAGGACCCTCTGACCTGCTGGCAGGTTCAGAGTTGTCTCCTCAGGAACAAACTCTTCCCTGGTGCAAAGACCTCCTCTCCAGGGCTTCAAGAGCACAGGTGAGACTCTGCCCTGCAGCATTCCCCAGGCtctcccagcacctcctctcacctTGCCTGGCTCTCTGTGCAAGCACAGACACTCAAACACAGTGTGTCCTGTGTGATCAGAGGGGCAGCCCCTCACAGGTTCCTCCCGCCTCATGGGCTGAAGCTGTTGCATTTGGAAAGTTGCAGCATGTTTTTATGGAGAACGTAGGAAAGATGGGTTTTTACTCTAGGCTTAGAAATGCCTGTAACACACTAACTTCAAGCTTTCTGTTCCATCACTCGCAGAGCCTGGCAATGGCAGTGGCTCTGCTCGCTGTGCCCGGGGATGACTTGTGTCCCCAAGTCCTGGCTGGTGCCCCAGAAGCCGGCCTCCCAACCTGCACCCACTCCCTCCCCTTGCTCCCCAGCGGTCCCCATTCCCTcactcccagggcagccccagctgcctgccCACTCCCGTGAAGCGGTGCCCCTCGATTCGCGTTTCCAGGCTCCATCAAAGCCGGGGGCAGGGCCCggggagggctgtgggcagcggTCGGCGGGGCTCTGCGTGCGCGGGCTGCGCGGGCGGGCGCCGGTGCGCGGTACCACGGCGCCGCCTGGCGGCCGGCCCGGCGCGGTGCAGccgcgggaggcggcggcgctgcGGCAGCGCGGGCACGGCCCGGCCGCGCTCTGGGGCAGCGGGATGGGCACCCCCGCGCTCATGGGCACCCCCGCTCTGCTGGGCACCCCCGCGCTGCCGGGCACCCCCTGAGCTGATGGGCATCCCCCGCGCTGCTGGGCACCCCCCGCGCTGCTGGGCACCCCCCGCGCTGCTGGACAGGGGGCACACGGCTACAGCCCCGAAAGAAGAGCTGCTCTTGAGCTTTAATGAGTGAGTACGTGAGCCTCTTGACAACGGCCACGGTCCGCAGCCGTAATCTGGAGGCTGCCTTGAGCTCCTAGGATGACCCCGACACTTTTTTCACCAGTAAATCAGAGTCACTCCTGCTACACCTCAGTATTCGTGGGCTTTTTTGCAGGAAAAGAGCATCTGTTTCCTGTCCTTGTGTGCCTTGAGGTGACAGCATCTGCAGTGCACTAGGGACTTCAGGAACACCAAattccagctgcagcagaggtgcAGCAAGGAGACCAACGCAGAGGTGGGTGAAGAAGGTTGTGCATGACCCCCCATTGCTCGGCGTGATGTGAAATGCACATCCCAAAAGTGATTCAGGCAGACATCTGACAGCCACAGGCTAAATTATAGACAAGGAAAGATATTTTCCCAGCTTCTGTGGCTTCTCTTTGAGACAGGAGCTTGAGTGACATGGCCACATACTGAGTGTTTGTCAGCATAGTGCCAACCAGGTGACTCAGTGTAACAGTCACTGGTCTCCAAGGAGCTGCACTTTCAGGTGAAAACCTAAGCTTTGGGACTTGTTTCCTCTGAGGGGTTCAAAAGAAGCAAGGCTGGCTGTTCAGTAGAATACCAGATCCTTCTCTctcacagctcctcctctctCACAAGGTTTTCCGAGTGACTGTGGTGTTAGTAGGGTAGTTTGTATATGTGTTAGCAGGAGAGGTGAATTAATCAATGTACAGCTGTAAGTGGTGGAAAACTTGTTGGAGGTACCAGAATATTGCATGCATTTTTGACCATGCAAACCCTGGCCACTAACGCAAACCAGGCTCTGAGTACAGAAGAAAGCAGGCAAACACACACTGGAGATGTACAGCCATGCAGGCATGGGCCCTGGGCAACCTGGTGGGTGAGTTGCTGGACCTTCACCCTTTGGGAAACAGTGGGTGAGCCAGTGCTCATTCTACCCTCCACTGAAACAGACAGTTATCTGTGTTAACTCCCACCTCAGACTCCAGGCTCCTACATAGAAGTTATAGAGGATAACAATATTAATGTATGCTCCTAGGTGTTTGGCACAAGCCTGCACTACTGTGCCCTCTGTAAAGCAAGAAGTATTGCAAAGAACTGGAATTAGCACCCCCTGCTCACAAATTGACTGCACAGATGGAGagcactgtcagcaaaagtTGTGCTTTAATTCCTTTATACAAAACCATTAATCTCTTAAACGATAGGAGACACAAACCATGAAAAATAAGAGGTGTCAAAGGAAGGACATGTTCACTGCCTGGGACCAATGACTCTCCAAGGACCCAAAGGACAGCTATTGGCATGTCCTGTGATCGAAGGCACTGCAGGTGAGCTGTCTCTGAGTGGATGTCACCAGTCAAAGGCCATGGAAAAGACCTGTCCTGATGGCACAGTCTGCTCCTCTCCTCATGCTATGGGTATGTCATTGGGTCCACGTGCTGCTGGTGTTCTGCACTCTGTGGTACTGGCCATGTGTacagcttcctcttcttccacTCTGCTTAAACATGTTTCCTTCCCACACCCTGCTGGGCAATGGTGAAGGTCAGCTgtagcagctgctgctcacaggGAGCCAGGAGTCAGGCAGGGCTTTACAGCAGTCACACCTGTGAGCCATCCTCCTGGCTGCTGTgttctccctcccctcagcactgtGGCCATGTGGCTGCATAacctccctctgctccacaaACATGCACCCTGTCACCTCTTTCATAACCAGAATTGCACAACACCTCTTATCTTTCCTATCCCATTACAGGTTCTGTAGGGAAATGTGGAATAGTACTagaaataatttagaaatgaaACTTATACCAAAGGTAAAGCATTGTTCACACATAAAACATGGTATGCAAGGAATCCATGGTTCCCCAGGCaaccagcacagaggctgggacagagcagaggctCCATAGCCAAGCCCTGTGAGATGTTACACAAAGGGAATTCATGGTACTGTGGAACTGATAAGCTGTATGCTTGATACCCTGGGCCAACAGTCTATCATATTTGATAAAATGTTCTTTGAGTGAACTTTTCTCACTATAATCTTGTTATAACACCAAAACACACCCCCATCCCAACAGCTACCCACCTTCAAGGTGCGACCATCCCTCACTGAGCAGGCACCCTGAATTTTTCTTAACCTATACCTTTAAAAGTAAAGCAAGAAAATTTTACACTAGTCATATTGGAGGCAGGTATGACTAGGTTTATTGTCTGCCAGATTATCATTTAAAGCAACAGGAAATTACCAGGTGGGGGCCCATGGCCTATGTTACACCACGAGACATCTCTGCCTCAGAGAAGGATCATTACAGGGACCATCAtcccctcctgcctcctctcAGTCCTGACCTGTCTCTCTTGTGATCTCCTCTCTTCCTGAGTGTTACTAGTGCCCTCTAGCAGCAGGGCCACAAGGCTCATGGCAGTGACCCACTGATGGGCCACACTGCATCTCTCACACCCTCACCTACAGCCCCGCCGCAAACTTGAGAttttctcagcagctctgaCCAGACTTTGCAACAGCCCTGAGCTGCCCATTGCCACAGACCTCAGGGACTGCTGGTGGGAAGCACCCAAGGCCAGCACTCAGGCTGGACCAACAGCACACGTACCGTTTCCTGGAGAACTGCTGGTCTATCTCCTCTAAGGACTGTCCTTTCGTTTCTGGGACAAAAAGGTAAACGAATATAACAGCCACCATTCCCATCAGTCCATAGAGAAGGAACATCCAAGAGAAACCAATGGCATCTGCAGAGAGATTCAAGTGCATGAAGGGTCCACTGGAGGTAGGTGAGGTACAATGCAAAGGAAGCTGGTTGCTTACTGTGGGGTGGTCATGCCTGCCAGCAGCATCTGTTttgaaaaacccacaaaaggGCAGGGAAGCTCCTTATCTGCAAGTCGTGGGCCAGGAATCCACAAGGGAGATGCCAGGCTCAGGTTCATGCTAGGCTTtgccagcagcaccacagagggaaagagaaggcagCCAAACTCCAGGACTCAGCAGTGGCCAATGGGTGCCTCAATTGAGAGCTCTGCCAGAAAGAAATGCTGTAAAAGCTACCAGGGTGGCAGCTGCAAACACCATGGTCTCCTGATACtgatttcctgcttttctgatTTCCCAGTGGCCAATGGATGATTTTTATGAAATGGGTGGCAGAGAGGCTTCAGATCAGCATTGCTGGTGCCTGAGTTTTCAGCTCTCAGAGGCATCAGGGTCACACCTATTCCAGAATTGGGTCCTCAAGGTTCAAAATGCCACTTAAGTTCCAGATGGCTCCAAGTGACCACCTTCCCTAACCAGCTGTGGGAGATGGAAGGACGGGGGAAGGCTACTTACCAATAAGATCCAGGAAGGAGAGGCTGATCAGTAAATTAGCAGCCCAGTTAAAGCTGTTACAAAAGGCAAAGGCTCTTCCTCTTATCCCAGCAGGGTAGATCTCACTGAGGACCAGCCAGGTCACTACATGGATTAGAGAGATCAGAAAGACAGTGTAGGAGCTAAATGATTTATCTGGGAAATGGGCAAAGGAGACTTCAGCAGGAGTTTTAAACTCTGGCTTCACTCAGCacctgctgctggtggtgtcAAACATTTATCATCAACCTCAGAGTCAGGTCACAACAGAATACTTCAAAACTCCCTCATTCAGCACTCCATGGAGGAACAAAACACCAATGAACAGGTCCAGGGAGCAAAGAATCAAGCAGAGAGGCTGGCCATTCTGTTCAGGGGAGATGGAAAGGATCTGGCACACCTTTACAAAGAGCAAAGGGCATGCTCTTTgtaaagaaatgagaaagggGATTAGGATTAGGGAGGTGATGATGCATTTGGGCTAAAATCAGAGCTAAAGCAATATGCATCTTACTCTCTCCCATCCCAGAGCTATCTTGCTTGAAATAATTTGCAGGGTTACTGCCAAACCCATGAGGCTGGAtcacattttcttccttgagTTAGATGCTCTTCTCTCCCATCAAGGCATTTAAAGCAATAAATGCCAGAAAACAGTAGAGCTCACGTGGAAGCAAGAACTAATCTCTGTTCTCATCTGATTAACAAATGATCATTTCAGAAAAAGCCCAGCTGATACTGAGAAACTTTCAAAGAGTTTCCATTTCCAGTTCTGCACTGACTTTACCACACAGCACTCCCTCGGTCTCTACGTCCTCAGCCATTTATCTTCCTCCTCACCACGGTGCTAGAAAGATTAGGTAGTGCTTGTGGGATGTTCTGATTGTTCAATGAGCCTCACAGATTAGTGATAGTATGGAAGAGAAAGTCATTCTAGTACCCTACCAGCCCTATAGCTGACAGAGCTGCCATGCCAGAAAATTATTCATTGAGCAGAAGGGGATGTAGTTCCAGTTACCAGACACTGAGCTGCTTGGTAAAGCAGATACGTAATGAACATTTCAAGCAGACTGTAGAAAGCGGCCCTAGGTTTATTCTCTGGGTTAGCTCAGGGATATATAAACACCATACTTACTTGGTCCAAATCCAATTGAGAAGGCGCTCACAAAAGCCATCATGCTCAGCAGTGTAATCCGATTTAAAACCGTATGTTCTGCCCAAGGAGCATCACTGAGAGGAGGGCCCGTGCTTTCCATTGTCTCTTTTTTGGACAGACCTACCAAGTCCTTTTTCTGTGTGACAGAGGAATCAGGAACAAGCTCTCTGCTTGGAGTAGTGGCAAAAATGTCTGTAAGACCCCTTGTGGCAGCAAAACCAGGGCCTGCCTGACTTTTGATAGCACCTACTTGTGGTGGGATGGGTGACACAGCAGGCTGGGAGGatgtgggtgtcagggggtgcTGGGTGAAGCTGTGAGATGCATTGAGGTCTgtagttgctttgcagtccctGGCCATGGCTGGTGGAGCAATGCAGCTGGTGAGGCCAATGGTGGTGACAGAGATGGCCATCACCACACAGCCAGCCAGAAGTAGCACTCTCCTGCCAGCCTTGTCTGCTAAGGCCATGGCGACTAGAGTGGCCACCACCTTAATGGCCCCCAGCCCAACAGAGGCCAGGATGGCTGAGGAGTTGCTCTGGAACCCCACCGAGTGGAAGATTTTGGAAGCATAGCCCAGCACATTGGGCTGCCCAGTGAACTGCTGGAAGAGCACCAGTCCCAGGCCCACCAGAGTTCGCCTTCTCATGTTGTCTCTGGTCCTGAAAAGGTCAAGAAATGAGTAATGTTTCTCTTTACAGGGTTCCtgactggctgctgctctgtcctCAGTGTCCTGCAATTGAATGAGACCCTTCTGGGAGTCTGAGTCCCACGAGCTTAATTTAACAGGGTTGACCGGGAGAAAGAGGATGCTGAGGAACTGCATGGCTGTGGGTGCAATGGCCAGTCCAAACATGTACCTCCACCCCTCATCCAGGTCTGCAAAGATGTAATTGAGTGCATAGGACAGCAAAATGCCTACGGTGATGCCTGCTTCATACAGAGACACCAGCAGCCCTCGCTGATGAGCAGCCACCATTTCTGAGACATAGATGCAACAGGCCATGGATGAGACAGAGATGGCAAAGCCCACAGTCATTCGCCCAATGACCAGCCCAATAAACGACCGTGTCAGTGTGAGAAGAAGGCTGCCAACCAACAGAACCACGTTGCTGACCAGGATCGCTCTCCTCCGTCCATGGCGGTCAATGAGGATCCCCCCAACCAGAGAGGCGAGGAGAGCTCCAATGAGGAGGGCACTCACAAGAACTTCTTGCTTGAAGCAGCTGAGGTGAAAGTCTATTTGCAACTGCAGCAGTGCACCAGAGATAATCCCCAGCTCGTATCCAAATATCAGCCCACCTAGGAGAGAGACCGTTGCGGACAAGAGGAGAACCAGCAGCGCACGACCTGGAAAAGAAGCAAGCGATGCCAGGTTCAGTTTTCTGGCACCAGAACACAAGCTATCAGCAAGCATATGCTGGAAAAAGCTCTCCCAGGACACCCAAAGTTTTGCAGGTACAAAGCCATGATGCTGAATTTCCCTACAGGTCACTAGGTCGTGTGTAGAGGGGCACTTGCAGATAGTCACACGAGGTACCAGGGCTGCACACACCTCTGCTATCTGCAGGGGCACTCATTTGGGCTACAGAACTGTGAAAACAGGACTTTGGTACTGAAGTTATgacttgtatttaaatggagGGCAGTGATTTGTAGTGCTTGGAATTGTAAAGGGTGGAATCTTCTGTGGTATCCCTTGGTTCTAACTACAAAATCTGTGAGGGCAGGAAATGCAGCTTCTGCTTCCTGGTTCTGAATTGTTCTGCATTATCATTTTCATATTTCAGTGCATATGGCACCATCAGCTCTCCCTGCAGGCTCTGCATTCTCACTCCCCACTTTGTCATTAAAAACACTGCTCACAGAAGTGTATTTCTGCTAATTAATATCACAGCCctgatttctttctgtctccttcTACAGCACACAACACCCAGGATCCCTGAGCCAGGCACAACCTTCTCAGGCTGGTCCAGGACTGCAGGACAAACTTCATGATGAGCTGTAAAGCC from Colius striatus isolate bColStr4 chromosome 16, bColStr4.1.hap1, whole genome shotgun sequence carries:
- the SLC2A10 gene encoding solute carrier family 2, facilitated glucose transporter member 10 isoform X2; this encodes MGRALLVLLLSATVSLLGGLIFGYELGIISGALLQLQIDFHLSCFKQEVLVSALLIGALLASLVGGILIDRHGRRRAILVSNVVLLVGSLLLTLTRSFIGLVIGRMTVGFAISVSSMACCIYVSEMVAAHQRGLLVSLYEAGITVGILLSYALNYIFADLDEGWRYMFGLAIAPTAMQFLSILFLPVNPVKLSSWDSDSQKGLIQLQDTEDRAAASQEPCKEKHYSFLDLFRTRDNMRRRTLVGLGLVLFQQFTGQPNVLGYASKIFHSVGFQSNSSAILASVGLGAIKVVATLVAMALADKAGRRVLLLAGCVVMAISVTTIGLTSCIAPPAMARDCKATTDLNASHSFTQHPLTPTSSQPAVSPIPPQVGAIKSQAGPGFAATRGLTDIFATTPSRELVPDSSVTQKKDLVGLSKKETMESTGPPLSDAPWAEHTVLNRITLLSMMAFVSAFSIGFGPMTWLVLSEIYPAGIRGRAFAFCNSFNWAANLLISLSFLDLIDAIGFSWMFLLYGLMGMVAVIFVYLFVPETKGQSLEEIDQQFSRKRRADRFG
- the SLC2A10 gene encoding solute carrier family 2, facilitated glucose transporter member 10 isoform X1, with the protein product MGRALLVLLLSATVSLLGGLIFGYELGIISGALLQLQIDFHLSCFKQEVLVSALLIGALLASLVGGILIDRHGRRRAILVSNVVLLVGSLLLTLTRSFIGLVIGRMTVGFAISVSSMACCIYVSEMVAAHQRGLLVSLYEAGITVGILLSYALNYIFADLDEGWRYMFGLAIAPTAMQFLSILFLPVNPVKLSSWDSDSQKGLIQLQDTEDRAAASQEPCKEKHYSFLDLFRTRDNMRRRTLVGLGLVLFQQFTGQPNVLGYASKIFHSVGFQSNSSAILASVGLGAIKVVATLVAMALADKAGRRVLLLAGCVVMAISVTTIGLTSCIAPPAMARDCKATTDLNASHSFTQHPLTPTSSQPAVSPIPPQVGAIKSQAGPGFAATRGLTDIFATTPSRELVPDSSVTQKKDLVGLSKKETMESTGPPLSDAPWAEHTVLNRITLLSMMAFVSAFSIGFGPMTWLVLSEIYPAGIRGRAFAFCNSFNWAANLLISLSFLDLIDAIGFSWMFLLYGLMGMVAVIFVYLFVPETKGQSLEEIDQQFSRKRVWEGNMFKQSGRRGSCTHGQYHRVQNTSSTWTQ
- the SLC2A10 gene encoding solute carrier family 2, facilitated glucose transporter member 10 isoform X3, yielding MGRALLVLLLSATVSLLGGLIFGYELGIISGALLQLQIDFHLSCFKQEVLVSALLIGALLASLVGGILIDRHGRRRAILVSNVVLLVGSLLLTLTRSFIGLVIGRMTVGFAISVSSMACCIYVSEMVAAHQRGLLVSLYEAGITVGILLSYALNYIFADLDEGWRYMFGLAIAPTAMQFLSILFLPVNPVKLSSWDSDSQKGLIQLQDTEDRAAASQEPCKEKHYSFLDLFRTRDNMRRRTLVGLGLVLFQQFTGQPNVLGYASKIFHSVGFQSNSSAILASVGLGAIKVVATLVAMALADKAGRRVLLLAGCVVMAISVTTIGLTSCIAPPAMARDCKATTDLNASHSFTQHPLTPTSSQPAVSPIPPQVGAIKSQAGPGFAATRGLTDIFATTPSRELVPDSSVTQKKDLVGLSKKETMESTGPPLSDAPWAEHTVLNRITLLSMMAFVSAFSIGFGPMTWLVLSEIYPAGIRGRAFAFCNSFNWAANLLISLSFLDLIELSIEAPIGHC